Proteins encoded within one genomic window of Gloeobacter kilaueensis JS1:
- a CDS encoding energy-coupling factor ABC transporter ATP-binding protein, which produces MSEALTVEELYYNYPDGTAALRGLSFKLMPGESVALAGPNGSGKSTLLLHLNGLLRPSRGRIAVGGKPLDAAHQAFARRYVGLVFQNPEDQLFMPTVGEDVAFGPQNLGLAGEKLRERVRSVLDQVGLEPARFLERQSFNLSIGEKKRVALAGVLAMEPEVLVLDEPSAGLDPRSRRRLIRLLKDLPQTQLVATHDLDLALEICSRTLIVEQGRLVAEGPSEQILSDRVLLETHGLELPLCLMGRPDR; this is translated from the coding sequence GTGAGCGAGGCGCTGACGGTCGAAGAACTTTATTACAACTATCCCGACGGCACCGCCGCCCTGCGCGGTCTTTCTTTCAAGCTGATGCCAGGCGAGAGCGTCGCCCTGGCCGGTCCAAACGGTTCCGGCAAATCGACCCTGCTGTTGCACCTCAACGGTTTGTTGCGTCCCAGCCGGGGCCGGATTGCCGTCGGCGGCAAACCCCTCGACGCCGCCCACCAGGCGTTTGCCCGCCGCTACGTGGGCCTGGTCTTCCAGAACCCGGAGGACCAGCTCTTTATGCCCACCGTCGGCGAAGATGTCGCCTTCGGGCCGCAAAATCTTGGCCTCGCAGGCGAGAAGCTGCGCGAGCGGGTGCGATCCGTCCTCGATCAAGTTGGTCTTGAACCGGCCCGCTTCTTGGAGCGCCAGAGCTTCAACCTGTCGATCGGCGAAAAAAAGCGCGTCGCCCTCGCCGGAGTGCTGGCGATGGAGCCGGAGGTGCTCGTGCTCGACGAACCCTCGGCGGGCCTCGACCCGCGCAGCCGCCGCCGCTTGATTCGCCTGCTCAAAGACTTGCCCCAGACCCAACTTGTCGCCACCCACGACCTCGATCTGGCCCTTGAGATCTGCTCGCGCACCCTCATCGTCGAGCAGGGCCGCCTCGTGGCCGAAGGGCCGAGCGAACAGATCCTGAGCGACCGGGTGCTGCT
- the cbiQ gene encoding cobalt ECF transporter T component CbiQ, protein MIWLHVPTFSLAACAQGDSFWHRLQPGVRLACTLLWVLGVVLLPEASWTFWGVYAAGLLVLVLVSGISPGTLVRRLAVELLFVGVLLLTILFSGRGAVLVQWGPLTIAAASLTTFLSVLVRAVLSLWLLNVLTLTTPAPNLLQALAGFGCPPLLVRVIESMLRYVAVFLDELGSMQRAAQARAGTRRLLRWQTLGNVLGAMFLRTYGRGERTYLAMQARGFTGQFLEDPTAGRWRWQERLITAATASFVAISLSVSWWPS, encoded by the coding sequence GTGATCTGGTTGCACGTGCCGACATTCAGCCTCGCCGCCTGCGCCCAGGGCGATAGCTTCTGGCACCGCCTGCAGCCTGGGGTGCGCCTTGCCTGCACGCTACTTTGGGTGCTGGGGGTCGTGCTTTTGCCGGAGGCGAGCTGGACATTCTGGGGGGTGTATGCCGCCGGGCTGCTGGTGCTGGTGCTCGTGAGCGGCATCTCCCCTGGGACGCTGGTGCGCCGTCTGGCGGTCGAACTGCTCTTCGTAGGCGTGCTGCTTTTGACGATCTTGTTCTCGGGCCGGGGAGCGGTGCTCGTGCAGTGGGGGCCACTCACGATCGCGGCTGCGTCTTTGACGACGTTTTTGAGTGTGCTGGTCAGAGCCGTGCTCTCGCTGTGGCTGTTGAACGTGCTTACCCTCACCACCCCGGCCCCCAATCTGCTGCAGGCGCTGGCGGGTTTTGGCTGTCCGCCGCTGTTGGTGCGGGTGATCGAGTCGATGCTGCGCTATGTGGCGGTCTTTCTTGACGAACTGGGTTCGATGCAGCGGGCCGCCCAGGCGCGGGCGGGCACCAGGCGTCTGTTGCGCTGGCAGACATTGGGCAACGTGCTGGGGGCGATGTTTTTGAGAACCTATGGGCGCGGCGAGCGCACCTACCTGGCGATGCAGGCGCGGGGCTTTACCGGTCAGTTCCTGGAAGATCCGACCGCTGGCCGCTGGCGCTGGCAGGAGCGGCTCATCACCGCTGCTACCGCCAGTTTCGTCGCGATCAGCCTGAGCGTCAGTTGGTGGCCATCGTGA
- a CDS encoding PDGLE domain-containing protein, giving the protein MRLKGAWILAGLALALLVALLSPLSSADPDGLQRVAAEHGFGGRALPSWAARLPFARLFDGYGLRGLGDPALSRIAAGIAGTLVVFALAWGAGLLLRSRRPGDRRL; this is encoded by the coding sequence ATGCGCCTTAAAGGAGCCTGGATTCTGGCGGGTCTGGCTCTCGCCTTGCTGGTCGCCCTGCTGTCGCCTCTGAGTAGCGCCGATCCAGACGGGCTGCAGCGAGTAGCGGCGGAGCACGGTTTTGGGGGGCGCGCCCTGCCCTCCTGGGCGGCCCGGTTGCCCTTCGCCCGCCTCTTCGACGGCTATGGCCTGCGCGGCCTGGGGGATCCGGCCCTCTCTCGGATCGCTGCCGGGATCGCCGGTACCCTCGTCGTCTTTGCCCTCGCCTGGGGAGCGGGCCTGCTGTTGCGCTCCCGCAGACCAGGAGACCGCCGCCTGTGA